The following coding sequences are from one Paenibacillus sp. JDR-2 window:
- a CDS encoding acyltransferase: MGEQEQRRRAGEWTGDRLERSAVHKTKKRGRDQFGRFRGLLRVAEAALKPVPRPLLQWMWVLSDWLPDLPGVAMRYVLLRRMAKRCGDNVLIGRSVELRYPERLVIGSNVSIHKQCYIDAYGGLIIEDEVSIAHQSSVVSFQHTWNDPSLPIRDNPVMGSAIRIGRDVWVGCGVRILAGVEIGARSVIAAGAVVNKPVAAGTLAAGVPARAVKSIGTGTSPAPEGA, from the coding sequence ATGGGTGAACAAGAACAACGACGCAGGGCAGGTGAATGGACGGGAGATCGATTGGAACGGAGTGCGGTCCATAAGACGAAAAAAAGAGGCCGCGACCAGTTCGGCCGGTTCCGCGGCTTGCTGCGTGTAGCGGAAGCCGCGCTGAAGCCGGTGCCAAGACCGCTGCTGCAGTGGATGTGGGTGCTGAGCGACTGGCTGCCGGATTTGCCGGGCGTCGCAATGCGGTACGTCCTGCTGAGAAGAATGGCCAAGCGCTGCGGCGATAACGTGTTGATCGGACGCTCGGTAGAGCTCCGTTATCCGGAACGGCTGGTCATTGGCTCGAATGTAAGCATCCATAAGCAATGCTACATCGATGCTTATGGCGGACTGATCATTGAGGACGAAGTATCGATCGCGCATCAGTCTTCGGTTGTCTCGTTCCAGCATACGTGGAACGATCCGTCGCTTCCGATCCGAGATAACCCGGTCATGGGTTCGGCTATCCGGATCGGCCGCGATGTGTGGGTTGGCTGCGGCGTTCGTATCCTGGCCGGCGTCGAGATTGGCGCCCGTTCGGTAATCGCTGCCGGCGCCGTTGTGAATAAGCCGGTCGCCGCCGGCACGCTGGCTGCCGGCGTTCCGGCACGCGCCGTGAAGAGCATCGGGACAGGAACGTCTCCCGCGCCGGAAGGCGCATAG
- a CDS encoding glycosyltransferase family 4 protein codes for MNVLWAHDHTFYFNESGKFFSGGKLPYAVWERYLGVFDQITVAARGKKASSDEDMAGKTLSSGPNVDFLVLPSLSNPVNKMTKRGYIEQLLQEAIGKADAVIARVPSEIGAEAIRVARQMGKPYAVEVVACAWDGLWNYGNLQGKLYAPFSLNQTRTIVKDAPYALYVTERFLQQRYPNIGGKTESCSNVEIPEPGDEVLTRRLERLQAMSPDAPMTIGLIGSLNGRTKGIDIALRAIAKAKQQLPSAKFRVLGDGDPARWQAMAEKLGIGSMVSFEGVLPSGGAVFEWLDGIDLYLQPSYQEGLPRATIEAMSRGCPVLGSMAGGIPELIHESCLHRPGQVGQLAEQIKRATFDRKWLKEQAEQNFGKSKQFTKQRLDAKRQAFWQSFGDMVRQGALKDSVAEAAAAGEQILSDKTGQDEAYTGSETTSTSESRERVGAI; via the coding sequence ATGAACGTGCTGTGGGCACATGACCATACGTTTTATTTTAACGAATCGGGGAAATTTTTCTCCGGAGGCAAGCTGCCTTATGCAGTGTGGGAACGGTATCTAGGCGTATTCGATCAGATTACGGTTGCAGCCCGGGGCAAGAAGGCATCCTCGGATGAAGATATGGCGGGCAAGACGTTGTCGAGTGGACCAAATGTGGATTTCCTTGTGCTTCCGTCACTGAGTAATCCGGTCAATAAAATGACGAAGCGGGGCTATATCGAGCAGTTGCTGCAAGAGGCGATCGGCAAGGCTGACGCCGTTATCGCGCGTGTGCCAAGCGAAATCGGTGCCGAAGCGATCCGGGTTGCGCGCCAAATGGGCAAGCCTTATGCGGTTGAAGTCGTGGCCTGCGCTTGGGACGGACTATGGAATTACGGCAATCTGCAGGGCAAGCTGTACGCGCCGTTCTCGCTCAACCAGACACGGACGATCGTGAAGGATGCGCCCTACGCGCTGTATGTAACGGAGCGTTTCCTGCAGCAGCGTTATCCGAATATCGGCGGCAAGACGGAATCCTGCTCCAATGTGGAAATTCCGGAGCCGGGCGATGAAGTGTTGACACGCCGGTTGGAGCGCCTGCAGGCGATGAGCCCGGATGCGCCGATGACGATTGGGCTGATCGGGTCGCTGAACGGCCGCACGAAAGGGATCGACATTGCCCTTCGCGCAATTGCCAAGGCGAAGCAGCAGCTGCCATCTGCCAAGTTCCGAGTTCTTGGCGACGGGGATCCGGCACGCTGGCAGGCAATGGCCGAAAAGCTGGGCATCGGAAGCATGGTCTCTTTCGAAGGCGTGCTGCCTAGCGGCGGGGCCGTCTTCGAATGGCTGGACGGTATTGATCTGTATCTGCAGCCTAGCTATCAGGAAGGGCTGCCGCGGGCAACGATTGAAGCGATGAGCCGGGGATGCCCAGTGCTTGGTTCTATGGCAGGCGGAATTCCGGAGCTGATCCACGAGAGCTGCCTTCATCGTCCGGGCCAAGTCGGCCAACTGGCCGAGCAGATCAAACGAGCGACGTTTGACCGCAAATGGCTGAAGGAGCAGGCGGAACAGAATTTCGGCAAGTCCAAGCAATTCACGAAGCAGCGGCTGGATGCGAAGCGTCAGGCTTTCTGGCAGTCTTTTGGCGATATGGTGAGACAAGGGGCTCTGAAGGATTCGGTAGCAGAAGCCGCAGCCGCAGGGGAACAAATTCTTTCAGACAAAACAGGTCAAGACGAGGCCTATACAGGCAGCGAAACAACAAGCACAAGCGAGAGCAGAGAAAGGGTGGGGGCTATATGA
- a CDS encoding NAD-dependent epimerase, with amino-acid sequence MTILVTGAAGFIGFHLSARLLKEGKRVVGLDNFNDYYDVQLKRDRWSQLVASPSFKGAEQDLADYEGLLALIREEGVTTIVHLAAQAGVRYSLTNPFAYLETNLQGFGHVLEASRQAGIKHLVYASSSSVYGANVSMPFSVSDNVDHPVSLYAATKKSNELMAHAYSHLYNLPTTGLRFFTVYGPWGRPDMAYFSFTQKIMAGEPIQVFNEGKMQRDFTYIDDIVEGIYRLLDQAPQPNAEWDRVDPDPGTSYAPYKVYNIGNNKPVELMAFINTIEDKLGRKAVMEFKPMQPGDVTATYADIDGLMADVDFRPETTIEEGIGRFAEWYKSYYGAHSDLETAVKAAGQ; translated from the coding sequence ATGACGATTTTGGTGACGGGTGCAGCCGGATTTATCGGCTTCCATTTGAGCGCGAGATTGCTGAAGGAAGGCAAGCGTGTCGTTGGCCTGGACAACTTCAACGACTATTACGATGTGCAGCTGAAGCGGGACCGCTGGTCGCAGCTGGTCGCTTCACCGTCCTTCAAGGGAGCCGAGCAGGATCTGGCGGATTACGAAGGTCTGCTGGCGTTGATCCGGGAGGAAGGCGTTACGACAATCGTGCATTTGGCGGCTCAGGCGGGCGTGCGTTACAGCCTCACGAATCCTTTTGCTTATCTGGAGACGAATCTGCAGGGCTTCGGCCATGTGCTGGAAGCTTCGCGTCAGGCAGGCATCAAGCATCTGGTCTACGCTTCCTCCAGCTCCGTGTATGGCGCCAACGTCAGCATGCCGTTCTCGGTCAGCGACAATGTCGACCATCCGGTAAGCTTGTACGCGGCAACGAAGAAATCCAACGAGCTGATGGCGCATGCCTACAGCCATTTATATAACCTGCCTACGACGGGACTTCGGTTCTTCACCGTATACGGCCCATGGGGCCGCCCGGATATGGCGTACTTCAGCTTTACGCAGAAAATTATGGCCGGAGAGCCGATTCAGGTGTTCAACGAAGGCAAGATGCAGCGCGATTTTACGTATATCGATGACATTGTGGAAGGCATTTACCGTCTGCTTGACCAGGCGCCGCAGCCGAACGCGGAATGGGATCGCGTCGATCCGGATCCGGGCACAAGCTATGCGCCTTACAAGGTGTACAACATCGGCAACAACAAGCCGGTTGAGCTTATGGCGTTCATCAACACGATTGAGGACAAGCTGGGACGCAAAGCGGTTATGGAGTTTAAACCGATGCAGCCTGGCGATGTAACAGCGACCTACGCGGACATCGACGGATTGATGGCGGATGTTGATTTCCGTCCGGAGACAACGATTGAGGAAGGCATCGGACGTTTTGCCGAGTGGTATAAGTCCTATTATGGCGCCCATTCCGACCTGGAAACGGCGGTAAAGGCGGCGGGACAATGA
- a CDS encoding sugar transferase — MNAFGKRLFDLVASVPAALLLSPVMLIVALLVKLKLGSPVLFKQQRPGRYGNPFYVLKFRTMRDAYDRFGQPLPDEARLTSFGKLLRKLSLDELPQLFNVIRGDMSLVGPRPLLMEYLPLYTEEQAHRHDVRPGITGWAQVNGRNAVSWEDKFKLDLLYVERRSIWFDFRILVRTVGKVLKRDGISSAGQATVQKFTGSREMGNAS; from the coding sequence CTGAATGCCTTTGGCAAGCGGCTGTTCGATCTGGTAGCCAGCGTACCTGCTGCGCTGCTGCTGTCGCCGGTGATGTTGATCGTTGCGCTGCTGGTGAAGCTGAAGCTGGGTTCGCCGGTCTTGTTCAAGCAGCAGCGTCCGGGCAGGTACGGCAATCCGTTCTATGTGCTGAAGTTCCGCACGATGCGGGACGCGTACGACCGGTTCGGTCAACCGCTGCCGGACGAAGCGCGGCTGACGTCCTTCGGCAAGCTGCTGCGCAAGCTGAGTCTGGACGAGCTTCCGCAATTATTTAATGTGATTCGCGGGGATATGAGTTTGGTGGGGCCACGGCCTCTATTGATGGAATATCTCCCGCTTTATACCGAAGAGCAGGCGCATCGTCACGATGTCCGTCCGGGCATTACGGGCTGGGCGCAGGTTAATGGACGCAATGCCGTTTCCTGGGAAGACAAGTTCAAGCTTGATCTCTTGTATGTGGAGCGGCGGAGTATCTGGTTTGATTTTCGCATACTGGTACGGACTGTGGGAAAGGTGCTGAAGCGTGACGGAATCTCGAGCGCGGGTCAGGCCACCGTTCAAAAATTTACGGGAAGCAGAGAAATGGGGAATGCATCATGA
- a CDS encoding acetyltransferase, whose translation MEEPARRPLIVVGMGGHGRVLMDIARVSKTYRLAAVLDDRFSGVELRGGLPYGPIATLKHFLADEPGMHVVIGIGDNRTRRAIVELLSLPESSYAVLVHPAAVVAEDARIGLGAVVMPGAVIGPGAVVGAHAIINSGAVVEHDALVGPYAHVSPNATMAGAASAEEGAHIGSGAVLIPRIRVGSWSVLGAGGVAVRDIPGGKTAVGVPARVVPPRLSVEKAL comes from the coding sequence ATGGAGGAGCCTGCAAGACGCCCTCTAATCGTAGTGGGTATGGGCGGACATGGCCGGGTGCTGATGGACATCGCCCGCGTATCGAAGACTTACCGATTGGCGGCAGTTCTTGACGACCGCTTCTCCGGCGTCGAGCTGCGGGGCGGCCTGCCGTATGGTCCAATCGCGACGCTGAAGCATTTTCTCGCGGATGAGCCGGGCATGCATGTGGTAATCGGCATCGGCGACAACCGGACGAGACGGGCAATCGTAGAATTGCTCTCTCTGCCCGAGTCTTCTTACGCAGTACTGGTGCACCCCGCGGCCGTTGTCGCGGAGGATGCGCGAATCGGGCTTGGCGCCGTGGTGATGCCCGGCGCGGTCATTGGCCCGGGCGCCGTAGTTGGCGCGCACGCCATTATCAATTCCGGCGCGGTCGTCGAGCATGACGCGCTGGTCGGTCCGTACGCGCATGTATCGCCGAACGCGACCATGGCCGGCGCCGCCTCCGCCGAGGAAGGCGCGCATATCGGCAGCGGCGCGGTGCTCATCCCGCGCATCCGCGTCGGCAGCTGGTCCGTGCTTGGCGCGGGCGGCGTCGCCGTCCGGGACATCCCCGGCGGCAAGACCGCCGTGGGCGTTCCGGCACGGGTCGTGCCGCCACGCCTTAGCGTGGAGAAGGCGCTGTAA
- a CDS encoding DegT/DnrJ/EryC1/StrS family aminotransferase, which yields MNNSRIYLSPPHLGTREREYVELAFRTNWIAPLGPNVDQFERELAEKVGAKGAVALSSGTAAIHMALRLLGVGRGDRVFVSSLTFIASVNPVLYEGGVPVFIDCDAETWTMSPQALERAFEEAHRNRQLPRAVIVVHLYGQNADMDAINEICAKYRVPVIEDAAESLGTMYKGQSSGTHGKFGIYSFNGNKIITTSGGGMLVSDDTAALSKARFWATQAREPQPHYEHAELGYNYRLSNVLAGIGRGQLELLDDRVAARRAVFDRYKRAFADIEGINMMPEAEYGYATRWLTTMTIDPIITGCTPADLLERLTEANIEARPVWKPMHRQPLLQYYPYFPHEPGSSVSDTLFEQGICLPSGSSLTWEEQDRVITCIKQTIQMKSRRMSHESA from the coding sequence GTGAACAACAGTCGAATCTATTTATCCCCGCCGCATTTGGGAACGCGGGAGCGCGAATACGTAGAGTTAGCCTTCCGCACGAACTGGATCGCGCCGCTTGGTCCCAATGTCGACCAGTTCGAGCGCGAGCTGGCCGAGAAGGTAGGAGCGAAGGGGGCAGTTGCGCTGTCCTCCGGCACCGCGGCCATCCATATGGCGCTTAGGCTGCTGGGAGTTGGACGCGGCGACCGCGTTTTCGTCTCCTCGCTTACTTTTATCGCAAGCGTGAATCCGGTGCTGTACGAAGGCGGCGTGCCGGTCTTCATCGACTGCGACGCCGAGACTTGGACGATGTCGCCGCAGGCGCTTGAGCGCGCATTCGAGGAGGCGCATCGCAACAGGCAGCTGCCTAGAGCGGTTATCGTTGTCCACCTGTACGGGCAAAACGCCGACATGGACGCTATTAACGAGATCTGTGCCAAATACCGCGTGCCGGTCATTGAAGATGCCGCCGAATCCCTGGGCACCATGTACAAAGGCCAATCCAGCGGAACCCATGGCAAATTCGGGATCTACTCCTTTAACGGCAACAAAATCATTACCACCTCCGGCGGCGGCATGCTGGTCTCCGACGATACCGCGGCGCTGTCGAAGGCGCGCTTCTGGGCGACGCAAGCTCGCGAGCCGCAGCCTCATTACGAGCATGCGGAGCTTGGCTACAACTACCGCTTGAGCAACGTGCTCGCGGGAATCGGCCGCGGACAACTGGAACTGCTGGACGACCGGGTAGCCGCTAGACGTGCGGTATTCGACCGGTACAAGCGGGCTTTTGCCGACATCGAAGGCATCAACATGATGCCGGAAGCGGAATATGGCTACGCTACCCGCTGGTTGACAACGATGACGATCGATCCGATTATTACCGGCTGCACACCGGCCGATCTGCTGGAGCGGCTCACCGAAGCCAATATCGAAGCGCGCCCGGTATGGAAGCCGATGCACCGCCAGCCGCTTTTGCAATATTATCCGTACTTCCCGCATGAGCCGGGCAGCAGCGTGTCCGACACGCTGTTCGAGCAAGGCATCTGCCTGCCGTCGGGTTCCAGTCTCACGTGGGAAGAGCAAGACCGCGTGATCACCTGCATCAAGCAAACCATTCAAATGAAATCGAGGAGGATGTCCCATGAAAGTGCGTAA
- the galU gene encoding UTP--glucose-1-phosphate uridylyltransferase GalU has protein sequence MKVRKAIIPAAGLGTRFLPATKAQPKEMLPIVDKPTIQYIIEEAIASGIEDILIISGRGKRAIEDHFDKSYELEDMLAKKGKTKELEQIRGISEMANIHYTRQKEPKGLGHAIWCARSFVGNEPFAVLLGDDIVQSEDPCLSQLIRVYDRYQSSVVGVQRVADEDVSKYGIIAPRGSSIEPSVFFLDGLVEKPSKKAAPSNYAIMGRYVLSPEIFDILEHQSPGAGDEIQLTDAIKKLNDQRNVLAYNFEGVRYDVGDKFGFIKAQLDFALQRDDLQKDVLGYLQQVYEKHFITKAAN, from the coding sequence ATGAAAGTGCGTAAAGCGATAATTCCAGCTGCCGGTCTCGGCACCCGATTCCTGCCTGCAACAAAAGCTCAGCCGAAGGAAATGCTGCCGATCGTGGACAAGCCGACTATCCAATACATCATTGAAGAAGCGATTGCTTCCGGCATTGAGGACATTCTGATCATCAGCGGCCGCGGCAAGCGGGCGATTGAGGACCATTTTGACAAGTCGTACGAGCTTGAGGACATGCTTGCCAAGAAAGGCAAGACGAAGGAGCTTGAGCAAATCCGCGGCATCTCCGAGATGGCGAACATTCACTACACCCGTCAAAAAGAGCCTAAAGGCCTTGGCCACGCCATCTGGTGCGCACGCAGCTTTGTGGGTAACGAGCCGTTTGCCGTACTGCTTGGCGATGATATTGTACAGTCCGAGGATCCATGCCTCAGCCAACTGATCCGCGTCTATGACCGCTATCAGTCTTCGGTTGTTGGCGTGCAGCGCGTAGCCGATGAGGATGTATCCAAATACGGGATAATCGCTCCTCGCGGATCGTCGATCGAGCCGTCGGTCTTTTTCCTGGATGGCCTGGTGGAGAAGCCTTCGAAAAAAGCCGCTCCTTCCAATTACGCGATTATGGGCCGTTACGTGCTGTCGCCGGAGATTTTCGATATTCTCGAGCATCAATCCCCGGGCGCGGGAGACGAAATTCAGCTGACCGATGCGATCAAGAAGCTGAACGACCAGCGCAACGTGCTTGCTTACAACTTTGAAGGCGTCCGTTACGACGTAGGCGATAAGTTTGGTTTTATCAAAGCACAACTCGACTTCGCGCTGCAGCGCGACGATCTGCAGAAGGATGTACTGGGCTACCTGCAGCAAGTATACGAAAAGCATTTTATTACGAAGGCGGCGAACTAA
- the tuaD gene encoding UDP-glucose 6-dehydrogenase TuaD, whose product MRKITVIGTGYVGLVSGTCFAEVGNRVICCDVDQRKIDLLNSGVIPIYEPGLEEMALRNKSEGRLLFTTEVGEAIEASDIVYIAVGTPMSETGEADMRYVMSAAKKIGEHLNGHKIIVNKSTVPVGTGELVREVVQANKKYPWTSFDVVSNPEFLREGTALSDCMNMDRAIIGSDNAEAAEQIAQLHAPFKTRIFKTDLESAEMIKYAANTFLATKISFINAIANICEKVGADVEDVAKGMGMDSRIGEKFLQAGIGYGGSCFPKDTYALAHIADKSGYDFELLKSVIKTNHRQRFVVMDKLRETLGGLAGKQIAVLGLAFKPNTDDMREAPSLSIIPELLKQGAVVRAFDPIAAEAAKKQLPAEVAYLESAELAAAGCDACVILTEWNEVLTMDLAKVRDRMKQPIMIDGRNSFDPKVMEQHGFVYYSVGRRPVNRPEAERKSVNL is encoded by the coding sequence ATGCGGAAAATTACAGTAATCGGTACGGGTTATGTCGGTCTTGTTTCGGGTACTTGCTTTGCCGAGGTAGGCAACCGGGTTATCTGCTGCGACGTGGATCAGCGCAAAATCGACCTGCTCAATAGCGGCGTCATCCCGATCTATGAGCCGGGTCTCGAAGAAATGGCACTTCGCAACAAGAGCGAAGGCCGCCTGCTCTTCACGACCGAAGTAGGCGAAGCGATCGAAGCTTCGGACATCGTCTATATCGCGGTTGGCACGCCGATGTCGGAAACGGGCGAAGCGGATATGCGCTACGTCATGTCGGCGGCGAAAAAGATCGGCGAGCATCTGAACGGTCACAAAATCATCGTGAACAAGAGCACCGTGCCGGTCGGCACCGGCGAGCTTGTGCGCGAGGTTGTTCAGGCGAATAAGAAGTACCCTTGGACAAGCTTTGACGTCGTGTCCAATCCGGAATTCCTCCGTGAAGGTACGGCGCTGTCGGACTGCATGAACATGGATCGCGCCATTATCGGCTCGGACAACGCGGAGGCGGCGGAGCAGATCGCGCAGCTGCATGCGCCTTTTAAGACGCGGATCTTCAAGACGGATCTGGAAAGCGCGGAGATGATCAAATACGCGGCGAACACGTTCCTCGCGACCAAGATCTCGTTCATCAACGCCATCGCCAACATCTGCGAAAAAGTCGGCGCCGACGTGGAAGACGTAGCCAAAGGCATGGGCATGGACAGCCGGATCGGCGAAAAATTCCTCCAGGCCGGCATCGGCTACGGCGGCTCTTGCTTCCCGAAAGATACTTACGCGTTAGCGCATATCGCGGATAAGTCGGGGTATGATTTCGAACTGCTGAAGTCGGTTATCAAAACAAACCATCGCCAGCGCTTCGTCGTCATGGACAAGCTTCGCGAGACGCTTGGCGGACTTGCGGGCAAGCAGATTGCCGTGCTGGGCCTGGCATTCAAGCCTAACACGGACGATATGCGCGAGGCGCCGTCCTTAAGCATTATTCCGGAGCTGCTGAAGCAAGGCGCGGTTGTTCGCGCGTTTGATCCGATTGCAGCCGAAGCGGCTAAGAAACAGCTGCCTGCGGAGGTCGCTTATCTGGAGTCGGCGGAGCTTGCGGCTGCTGGCTGCGATGCTTGCGTGATTTTGACCGAATGGAATGAAGTATTGACGATGGATCTGGCAAAAGTCCGCGACCGGATGAAGCAGCCGATCATGATTGACGGACGCAACAGCTTTGATCCGAAGGTGATGGAGCAGCACGGTTTTGTCTACTACTCGGTAGGACGCCGTCCGGTGAATCGTCCGGAGGCAGAGCGCAAATCCGTGAATTTGTAG
- a CDS encoding GNAT family N-acetyltransferase, giving the protein MIIRELQEKDNAAIERVIRECLIEFGGNREGLAWADESLSHLSDYYNRAGRAYWVIEQDGEVVGGCGIAPFADSEEVCELQKMYLFPAVRGTGMAVKLLDTALAFARLYYKQCYLETLQNMHAANRFYAKHGFESLAAPLAGSEHFACDAWYIKGLE; this is encoded by the coding sequence ATGATTATCAGAGAGCTTCAGGAGAAAGACAACGCAGCAATTGAACGCGTAATCAGAGAATGCCTGATCGAATTTGGAGGCAATCGGGAAGGACTGGCATGGGCAGACGAAAGCTTGAGCCATCTGTCTGACTATTATAATCGCGCAGGCCGGGCCTATTGGGTCATCGAGCAGGATGGCGAAGTTGTTGGCGGCTGCGGGATTGCGCCGTTTGCCGACTCGGAGGAAGTATGCGAGCTGCAGAAAATGTATCTTTTCCCGGCAGTACGCGGTACAGGCATGGCGGTAAAGCTGCTCGATACGGCGTTAGCCTTTGCCCGGCTTTATTATAAACAGTGCTATCTTGAAACACTGCAAAATATGCATGCTGCCAACCGCTTCTACGCCAAGCATGGCTTCGAGTCGCTGGCTGCGCCGCTGGCCGGATCGGAGCATTTTGCGTGCGACGCCTGGTATATTAAAGGTTTGGAATAA
- a CDS encoding sigma-70 family RNA polymerase sigma factor, producing the protein MGNELLVAAAKRGDDAAFYSLITQQKEKMYRIAYSYLKNETDALEAVQEATCRAYMQIHKLKEPEFFGSWLIRILMNYCADEAKRKARRTDGQQAAAAALDLHATSGESALLERVMLESAVEQLDANYQKVIQLKYYHDLTITEIARTLQKPEGTIKTWLHKALGGLRQRLGKEGEPNG; encoded by the coding sequence GTGGGGAACGAATTACTGGTGGCCGCAGCGAAACGTGGCGATGATGCTGCCTTTTATAGTCTCATTACGCAGCAGAAAGAGAAGATGTACCGGATTGCCTATTCCTATTTGAAGAATGAAACCGATGCTCTTGAAGCCGTGCAGGAAGCGACCTGCCGCGCATATATGCAGATTCACAAGCTGAAGGAGCCGGAGTTTTTCGGCAGCTGGCTGATCCGGATTCTGATGAATTATTGCGCGGATGAAGCGAAGCGGAAGGCGCGAAGAACGGACGGACAGCAAGCAGCTGCCGCTGCGCTTGATCTGCATGCAACAAGCGGCGAGTCGGCCTTGCTGGAGCGGGTTATGCTCGAGTCGGCGGTGGAGCAGCTGGATGCAAACTATCAGAAAGTGATTCAACTGAAGTATTATCATGATCTGACCATTACGGAGATTGCAAGAACGCTGCAGAAGCCGGAAGGCACGATAAAAACATGGCTGCATAAAGCTCTAGGCGGGTTACGGCAGCGGCTGGGGAAGGAGGGGGAGCCGAATGGATGA
- a CDS encoding DUF4179 domain-containing protein — protein sequence MDEYRDEQARELPELEAMKEYMEDMPIPSEIDAKIWSGIRAGRRRRRRKVFSRVAAYTACLLLLVSVVSVRFSPEVAAYVGEIPGLKPLVELIHYDKGLELAMDNDFMQPVGLSEERDGMKMTIDGIIADESRIIAFYSLENMNGQKSVVNLQGVKLTEHLEASISHGSSDFREDWDTKQGTIDFNFVEGVQIPDTLNVDLELKKTGEAATSGTAWHFAIPIDKAKFEGLKETYDINQTVLVEGQKIIFGKMTVYPTRIGIEVSYDPANTKKLFYFDDLRLEDEKGEEFGSITNGVSGSTLSENSQVLYLESNYFRKPKHLYLRASSIRALDKDKREVEVDLSHKKLLASPDDRLTLKDIGTSAEDGQSILIFEMKNEDTLDQNRMYSLFESTYKDASGKSFESHMTGSSGNGSDAEYEYYIPKENYQSPLTLFIQDYPTRIHGDIDIKIK from the coding sequence ATGGATGAATATCGGGATGAGCAGGCGCGCGAGCTTCCGGAGCTGGAAGCGATGAAGGAGTATATGGAGGACATGCCTATTCCGTCCGAGATTGACGCGAAAATTTGGAGCGGAATAAGGGCCGGCAGGCGGCGCAGAAGACGCAAAGTATTTTCCAGAGTAGCAGCTTATACCGCTTGTCTCTTGCTTCTCGTATCGGTTGTTTCCGTCCGCTTCTCACCTGAAGTAGCCGCTTATGTGGGGGAGATACCGGGCCTTAAGCCGCTAGTCGAGCTCATTCATTATGATAAAGGCCTTGAGCTGGCGATGGACAATGATTTCATGCAGCCAGTGGGCCTTTCGGAAGAGCGGGACGGAATGAAAATGACGATTGACGGCATCATCGCCGATGAATCGAGAATCATAGCGTTCTATTCGCTAGAGAATATGAATGGGCAGAAGAGTGTGGTTAATCTTCAAGGCGTGAAACTTACTGAGCATTTGGAAGCTTCCATCTCGCATGGATCTTCTGATTTCAGGGAGGACTGGGATACCAAGCAAGGTACCATTGACTTTAATTTTGTGGAAGGCGTTCAGATTCCGGATACCTTAAATGTCGACCTCGAGCTGAAGAAGACTGGCGAAGCCGCAACAAGCGGCACGGCATGGCATTTTGCCATTCCAATCGACAAGGCTAAGTTTGAAGGGTTGAAGGAAACCTACGATATCAATCAGACCGTCTTGGTTGAAGGTCAGAAGATCATCTTCGGGAAAATGACCGTTTACCCGACCAGGATAGGAATTGAAGTGAGTTATGACCCGGCTAATACGAAGAAGCTGTTCTACTTTGATGACCTTAGGCTTGAGGATGAGAAGGGAGAAGAATTCGGTTCCATCACAAATGGCGTATCCGGTTCGACCTTAAGTGAGAACAGTCAAGTCCTGTACCTCGAAAGCAATTACTTCCGTAAGCCCAAACATCTCTATCTGCGGGCGAGCAGTATCCGAGCCTTGGATAAGGATAAGCGGGAAGTAGAGGTTGATCTTAGCCATAAGAAACTGCTTGCCAGCCCGGATGATCGGCTTACTCTGAAAGATATCGGTACCAGTGCCGAGGATGGCCAAAGCATTCTAATCTTTGAGATGAAAAATGAAGATACGCTTGATCAGAACCGGATGTACAGCTTATTCGAAAGTACGTACAAGGACGCTTCCGGTAAATCCTTCGAGTCCCATATGACAGGTTCCTCCGGCAACGGTTCAGATGCTGAATACGAGTATTACATCCCGAAAGAAAACTACCAAAGCCCGCTCACGCTCTTCATTCAGGATTACCCGACCCGGATTCATGGGGACATTGATATCAAAATCAAATAA